Proteins found in one Leishmania major strain Friedlin complete genome, chromosome 35 genomic segment:
- a CDS encoding conserved hypothetical protein (previous protein_id=AAZ14323.1): MLASSLPLLRRRGTGHVVKYLEGVPTPTKLIDHLAGADLHASAELPFFTTVPRYVDVQREQRLSRLYFHHVLYPAGGARLPYQAVVVRGGRAVRASETHLLRVKKATSWTPLHAEQQQQQQPTAVVAPAARRPSPLAVPSSQLGSSGPASSSPAAAKVPVMSVSTTVPTEDVPAPASWARVDPARRPYFSAGTPRSHEHRRSSHRPPEDTERSARVVEDTTLAPLRGALEHFWNELRTTRNSSTQDVTGGPPSAALLATNEMAERVRQLLVSPAAGLLWMPTSASLSNAADICEESRHTSSGVSDSSERRFWTELMAHVQERVSAMTMHVGGGGDGEVKSPAAVRTCLYVQTRLPPSATVTLPLAQVRDYVHDGRETAGDLSVHDDASERVVCRLAGGLEPVVSFAVGRPLTPVTTDGAATSPSDRAFAHVTCLTRLNMRVTSAPLAKAPAVNAANVSSGTHPVKEAVPHFRDSTLPSAEPWRLGGVGLDLMTPLHARTVAERHTAKPSAHTNGRLTALTENGTSNVKANADSAEAGRYVIGRTDAETYVLPQRELLLTLHVPTHTEDMCAAQNQERLRRQVRLGRASRAAMSAAWPTEQARLTSARRAEGQYANAMSANETGAHRTNAPLQVATTPLAASPSMPLLLSRLSYEVRALPGDVVYIPRGWGFDVQRIVGTATIDNGSRGRKGGRDADKVGFYDHRAVAAHKGTWPGHRPETPSKSSEPNKTESHVASTASVQLTSVEVDALCLNYQPYPELTEKQAAVYVAANYVHSGVDEFYERGGNSVYRSYQ, translated from the coding sequence ATGTTGgcctcgtcgctgccactgctgcgccgccgcggcacggGTCACGTCGTGAAGTACCTGGAGGGGGTGCCCACCCCCACGAAGCTTATCGACCACCTTGCTGGCGCCGACCTGCATGCATCCGCCGAGTTACCCTTCTTTACTACCGTGCCGCGCTACGTGGACGTGCAGCGGGAACAGCGTCTGTCTCGCCTGTACTTTCACCATGTTCTGTACCCCGCTGGAGGGGCTCGGCTTCCCTATCAAGCAGTCGTCGTGCGCGGAGGACGTGCGGTTCGTGCCTCAGAGACGCACTTGCTGCGGGTCAAGAAGGCGACGAGCTGGACGCCGCTCCatgcagagcagcagcaacagcaacagcccACCGCGGTCGTTgccccagcggcgcgccgacCAAGCCCTCTCGCCGTCCCATCCTCACAGCTCGGCTCCTCAGGCCCTGCATCCTcatcgcctgctgcagcaaaGGTGCCCGTCATGAGCGTCAGCACGACAGTCCCCACAGAGGACGTTCCCGCCCCGGCGTCGTGGGCGCGAGTGGACCCTGCGAGGCGGCCATACTTTTCCGCCGGCACACCGCGCAGCCACGAGCATCGCCGCAGCTCTCATCGGCCTCCAGAAGACACGGAGCGGTCGGCGAGGGTGGTGGAGGACACGACTTTGGCTCCGCTGCGAGGGGCTCTGGAGCACTTCTGGAATGAACTGAGGACAACGAGGAACTCGTCGACCCAAGATGTCACAGGTGGgccgccctccgccgcccTTTTGGCTACGAACGAGATGGCGGAGCGCGTTCGGCAGCTGCTTGTGTCCCCCGCAGCTGGGCTCCTGTGGATGCCAACCTCTGCGTCCCTGTCAAACGCTGCGGATATCTGTGAGGAAAGCAGACACACTTCCAGCGGCGTCTCTGACAGCTCAGAGCGGCGCTTCTGGACAGAGCTGATGGCGCACGTACAGGAGAGAGTGTCAGCAATGACGATGCATgtgggcggtggcggtgacggcgaggTAAAATCCCCTGCAGCCGTGCGTACGTGCTTGTATGTGCAGACACGGCTTCCCCCGTCAGCGACGGTAACACTCCCGTTAGCGCAGGTGCGCGATTATGTCCACGACGGCAGGGAAACAGCAGGTGACCTCAGCGTGCACGATGACGCGAGCGAGCGTGTGGTTTGTCGGCTTGCTGGTGGCCTGGAGCCGGTGGTGTCGTTTGCTGTGGGTCGCCCACTGACGCCGGTCACGAccgacggcgctgccacctcgCCGTCGGATCGTGCCTTCGCGCACGTGACGTGCCTGACGCGACTCAACATGCGCGTGACATCGGCGCCGTTGGCAAAGGCCCCAGCGGTGAACGCAGCAAACGTGTCATCCGGTACGCATCCGGTGAAGGAAGCGGTGCCCCACTTCCGCGACAGCACCCTTCCCTCCGCGGAGCCGTGGCGCTTGGGCGGTGTTGGGCTGGACCTCATGACACCTCTGCACGCCCGCACTGTGGCGGAGCGCCACACCGCGAAGCCCTCCGCGCACACGAACGGACGCTTGACGGCGCTAACAGAGAACGGCACCTCCAACGTGAAAGCAAACGCGGACAGCGCAGAAGCAGGACGGTACGTTATTGGTCGAACGGACGCAGAGACGTACGTGCTCCCCCAGCGTGAGCTGCTACTGACGCTTCACGTGCCCACCCACACAGAAGACATGTGCGCCGCGCAAAATCAGGAACGACTGCGCCGACAGGTGCGCCTAGGTCGAGCAAGTCGTGCAGCGATGTCCGCAGCGTGGCCAACGGAGCAGGCACGGCTCACATCTGCGCGCCGCGCAGAGGGGCAGTACGCGAATGCGATGAGCGCGAACGAGACGGGCGCGCATCGCACAAacgcgccgctgcaagtGGCTACAACGCCCCTCGCGGCATCTCCGTCGATGCCACTGCTTCTGTCCCGCCTCAGTTACGAAGTGCGCGCGCTTCCAGGTGACGTCGTGTACATTCCACGAGGGTGGGGTTTTGACGTGCAGCGCATTGTCGGCACAGCCACCATCgacaacggcagccgcggccgaAAAGGAGGTCGTGACGCGGACAAGGTGGGCTTCTACGATCACCGCGCCGTTGCAGCGCACAAAGGGACGTGGCCTGGTCACCGGCCAGAAACACCGTCTAAAAGCAGCGAACCGAACAAAACAGAGTCCCATGTGGCGTCGACAGCATCGGTGCAGCTCACTTCCGTCGAGGTGGACGCCTTGTGCCTCAACTATCAGCCATACCCCGAGCTGACAGAGAAGCAGGCAGCCGTCTACGTCGCGGCGAACTACGTGcacagcggcgtcgacgagtTCTACGAACGCGGAGGCAACAGCGTCTATCGCTCGTACCAATAA
- a CDS encoding putative aldose 1-epimerase (previous protein_id=AAZ14324.1), producing MQFGIKVEPYGYDKLVWLETDALKVGLTNYAASVASIQVYHPADNKWIEVNCGYPKNPEEAYADPDYMGATVGRCAGRVAGGVFTLDGVKYYTQKNRGENTCHCGDDAYHKKHWGMKLIETANVIGVRFNYTSPHMESGFPGEVKNYCTFTIDRSKPNALKTIYDSYITDNSPCDASPINVFSHTSFNLNGIPGQQDGEKNWVQPESVRNHWLRVPASRVAEADRMAIPTGEFLSVEGTGLDFRQGRVIGDCIDDVALLDRDPCGYDHPLAIDGWEKGKLMLHAEAKSPVTNICMKVYSTFPCMWVYTANNKPLPASGGPGQRYARWTGLLVGPQNFSDVANHYPKYPSCIVRRGERQYSETTINEFTIEQ from the coding sequence ATGCAGTTCGGCATCAAGGTGGAGCCCTATGGCTACGACAAGCTCGTGTGGCTGGAGACAGACGCTCTAAAAGTGGGCCTCACCAACtacgccgcctccgtcgcctccatCCAGGTGTACCACCCCGCCGATAACAAGTGGATCGAGGTCAACTGTGGCTACCCGAAGAACCCCGAGGAGGCTTACGCCGACCCGGACTACATGGGCGCCACTGTaggccgctgcgccggtcGCGTCGCCGGAGGCGTGTTCACGCTGGACGGCGTCAAGTACTACACGCAGAAGAACCGCGGCGAGAACACGTGCCactgcggcgacgacgcgtaCCACAAGAAGCACTGGGGCATGAAGCTAATCGAGACGGCCAATGTGATCGGCGTCCGCTTCAACTACACCAGCCCGCACATGGAGAGCGGCTTTCCCGGAGAGGTGAAGAACTACTGCACCTTCACGATCGACCGCAGCAAGCCCAACGCCCTCAAGACCATCTACGACTCCTACATCACCGACAACAGCCCATGCGATGCTTCTCCCATCAACGTCTTCAGTCACACCTCCTTCAACCTGAACGGCATTCCCGGCCAGCAGGACGGTGAGAAGAACTGGGTGCAGCCAGAGAGCGTGCGCAACCACTGGCTCCGCGTGCCGGCAAGTCGGGTGGCCGAGGCGGACCGCATGGCCATTCCGACTGGCGAGTTCCTGTCAGTTGAGGGCACCGGGCTCGACTTTCGGCAGGGACGCGTGATTGGCGACTGCATTGacgacgtggcgctgctcgacCGCGACCCGTGCGGCTACGACCACCCCCTCGCCATCGATGGCTGGGAGAAGGGCAAGCTGATGCTGCACGCCGAGGCGAAGAGCCCGGTCACGAACATCTGCATGAAGGTGTACTCGACCTTCCCGTGCATGTGGGTGTACACGGCGAACAAcaagccgctgccggcgagcgGCGGCCCGGGCCAGCGCTACGCGCGTTGGACTGGCTTGCTGGTCGGCCCCCAGAACTTCTCTGACGTTGCCAACCACTACCCCAAGTACCCGTCTTGCAttgtgcgccgcggcgagcgccAGTACTCGGAGACGACGATCAACGAGTTCACGATTGAGCAGTAG